A single genomic interval of Daucus carota subsp. sativus chromosome 1, DH1 v3.0, whole genome shotgun sequence harbors:
- the LOC108198295 gene encoding monothiol glutaredoxin-S2, which yields MALVTRLGSEYPVVIFSKSSCSMSHSIKSLLSSFGANLRVYEIDEDSNGQQMETELKALGRKPSVPAVFIGQELIGGSNEIFSLHLKGKLVPLLLNANAIWL from the coding sequence ATGGCATTGGTCACAAGATTAGGCTCTGAATATCCAGTTGTGATTTTCAGCAAAAGCTCTTGTTCCATGTCTCATTCGATCAAGTCACTTTTAAGCAGTTTTGGAGCAAACCTCAGAGTTTATGAGATTGATGAAGACTCAAATGGCCAGCAAATGGAAACGGAACTCAAGGCATTAGGACGCAAGCCAAGCGTTCCAGCTGTTTTCATAGGGCAGGAACTAATAGGCGGTTCGAATGAAATTTTTAGCCTCCACCTCAAGGGAAAGCTAGTTCCATTGCTCTTAAATGCTAATGCAATATGGCTGTAA
- the LOC108197669 gene encoding monothiol glutaredoxin-S2 — MALVTMLGAEYPVVIFSKSSCCMSHSIKTLISSFGANPVVYELDEQVNGQQMERELKALGRKPVIPAVFIGKELIGGPNEVMSLHVKGKLVPLLLQAKAIWL, encoded by the coding sequence ATGGCTTTGGTGACAATGCTAGGGGCCGAATATCCAGTGGTGATATTCAGCAAAAGCTCATGTTGCATGTCACACAGCATCAAGACACTGATATCCAGCTTTGGTGCAAATCCAGTGGTTTACGAGCTCGATGAACAGGTGAATGGGCAACAGATGGAAAGAGAACTGAAGGCATTAGGGCGCAAGCCGGTCATACCAGCTGTTTTCATAGGGAAGGAGCTCATTGGCGGTCCTAATGAGGTCATGAGTCTCCATGTCAAGGGAAAGCTAGTGCCATTGCTCTTGCAGGCTAAAGCGATATGGCTGTAA
- the LOC108227912 gene encoding BTB/POZ domain-containing protein At1g03010, translated as MGAITVGELKSSIIGKRPFRPNASTRHLSEWPISDVASDLTVEVGTTRFALHKFPLVSRSGRIRKLLLEAKDTKICQLNLSGVPGGPEAFELASKFCYGVNVEISLSNVAMLHCAAHFLEMTEEFLEKNLAHRTDVYLKDMVLPSIANSIAVLHNCETLRPISEEINLISRIISSIANNASKEQLTSGLSKLDHNYSSKCMPKLDTEIPSDWWGKSLQMLSLDFFQRVVSAVKTKGLKQDMISRILIDYAHNSLQGLVTRDPQLVKGSVPSLELQKKQRVIVEAIVSLLPSQSRKSTVPMAFLSSLLKSAIAASASTSCRSDLERRIGLQLEQAILEDILVPAHSLGNNQGAIYDADSILRIFSIFLNLDEDDDDDNHMRDESEMVYGFDSPGSPKQSSILKVSKLLDNYLTEAALDSNLSPSKFIALAELLPDHARILDDGLYRAVDIFLKVHPNLKDSERYRLCKTIDCQKLSQEACSHAAQNERLPVQMAVQVLYFEQIRLRNAMNGGHNNQFFFGSISGGQHFPQRSGSGAGSGCISPRDNYASVRRENRELKLEVARMRMRLTDLEKDHVSIKQELVKTHPANKLFKSFTKKLCKLNSLFKIKDIKALNGSKGNLEARFLFQRRRRHSIS; from the exons ATGGGAGCTATTACAGTCGGAGAGTTGAAGTCGAGTATCATAGGAAAGAGGCCTTTTCGTCCAAATGCTAGTACCCGACATCTTTCTGAATG GCCAATATCTGATGTTGCCAGTGATCTTACGGTTGAAGTAGGAACAACGCGTTTTGCGCTACACAAA TTCCCTCTGGTGTCGAGGAGTGGACGAATTCGAAAGCTATTACTGGAAGCAAAGGACACAAAGATTTGTCAACTCAATCTCTCTGGCGTTCCTGGTGGACCAGAGGCATTCGAGCTGGCTTCAAAGTTCTGTTATGGAGTGAACGTTGAGATTTCACTATCAAATGTTGCCATGCTACATTGTGCAGCACATTTTCTTGAAATGACTGAAGAATTTTTGGAGAAGAACCTGGCACACCGAACTGATGTCTATCTAAAGGATATGGTACTTCCAAGTATAGCAAACTCGATAGCTGTTCTTCACAATTGTGAAACACTTCGGCCCATATCAGAAGAGATCAACCTGATAAGTAGAATTATTAGCTCAATAGCAAATAATGCTAGTAAAGAGCAGCTCACATCTGGCTTATCTAAGCTTGATCACAACTATTCTTCAAAGTGCATGCCAAAATTGGACACAGAGATACCCTCAGACTGGTGGGGAAAGTCCTTACAAATGCTTAGTCTCGATTTCTTCCAAAGGGTTGTTTCTGCAGTAAAAACTAAGGGTCTGAAACAGGATATGATCAGCAGAATCTTGATAGATTATGCTCATAATTCTCTACAAGGACTTGTCACGAGGGATCCTCAGTTAGTAAAAGGTAGTGTTCCCAGCTTAGAACTTCAAAAGAAGCAAAGGGTTATTGTCGAAGCAATAGTTAGTTTGCTACCTAGTCAATCCAGGAAGAGCACTGTTCCAATGGCCTTTCTTTCAAGTTTGTTGAAATCTGCAATAGCTGCATCAGCAAGTACTTCTTGTCGATCTGATCTGGAGAGACGGATTGGCTTGCAACTCGAACAGGCAATTCTTGAAGACATCCTTGTCCCTGCTCATTCACTAGGAAACAACCAGGGTGCAATTTATGATGCAGACTCAATCTTAAGGATCTTCTCCATTTTCTTGAACTTGGACGAGGATGACGATGATGATAACCATATGAGGGATGAAAGTGAGATGGTTTACGGCTTTGACAGCCCTGGTTCTCCAAAACAAAGCTCGATTCTCAAGGTCTCAAAGTTATTGGACAATTATCTGACAGAAGCTGCACTAGATTCAAATTTGAGTCCATCTAAGTTTATAGCATTGGCTGAATTACTCCCAGACCATGCTCGTATTCTGGATGATGGATTATACAGAGCCGTCGACATATTCCTCAAG GTTCATCCAAATCTCAAGGACTCAGAGCGCTATAGACTGTGTAAAACCATAGACTGCCAAAAACTATCTCAAGAAGCCTGCAGCCATGCAGCTCAAAATGAAAGATTACCCGTGCAAATGGCTGTACAAGTACTCTACTTTGAGCAAATCAGGCTTCGAAATGCAATGAATGGAGGGCACAATAACCAATTCTTCTTCGGGTCAATAAGTGGAGGCCAACATTTTCCTCAGCGTTCAGGCAGTGGTGCAGGAAGTGGCTGCATCTCACCGAGAGACAACTATGCATCAGTAAGACGAGAAAACAGAGAGTTAAAACTTGAAGTTGCTAGAATGAGAATGAGGCTAACTGACTTGGAAAAAGACCATGTCTCTATAAAACAAGAGCTGGTGAAGACACATCCTGCTAACAAGCTGTTCAAGTCATTTACCAAGAAACTGTGCAAGCTCAATTCTCTGTTCAAAATCAAAGATATCAAGGCTTTGAACGGAAGCAAGGGTAATTTAGAAGCTCGGTTCTTATTCCAGAGGCGAAGGCGACACTCCATTTCATGA